The Hevea brasiliensis isolate MT/VB/25A 57/8 chromosome 9, ASM3005281v1, whole genome shotgun sequence nucleotide sequence ttagaaaattttctttttttttaaataccttTTTTTTTACAGACAAAAATACCTTACATTATTTTAGAATCAAGAAGCATAAAAATTGGCATGccacaaaataaatgagtaatttATTATGTAGTTAGTGTtttattattgtaatattaataataataaaatataaaaactaaacaGTAAATTACCTGCAAACGTGACATCCAATTAAACACCAATATTTTTTAaggttaaatatttaattttacctGTATGTTTATtggaatatttaatttaatttatttttattattttatttaaattaatttaaaaatttcaatttgattcaaagttaaaattttttaatcaaaatttttaatttgataaaaattaaaaattttaattttttaattttattttttatttgattaacaataaaaaaatttaattttatcatttttatgctaaattaagttgaaattaaaattttgaattatttaaaaaaaaataaaaaattgactaaattgaaTCCAAGATGTGTAGGATAAAAATCGACCATTAAACcactattttaattatataaaaaaaaacacaCACGCACTGAACACCAACTTAACATCAGAGTCGGACACTGTCTCGCGCGTTGTTtcgtctctctctccctctctcgttTTCACTTGGATCCCTTCCTCTCTCCGTCGCTTTCTCGCCGACCGCAACGGAATGAGTGCCGGCTACCTTCTCAGCGTCGAGCCTCAGGAGCTCCAATTTCCATGTAAGCTCCTTCACAACTAAGTTTTGCCTTGCTAAGCTGCCTGCTTCCCTCTGTTTTCAGATTCTTGGTTTTGCTTTTCCTgtttcgatttttttttttctaaatttgtctttttttatctttttcttcgGAGAAGTTGAATTGAGGAAGCAGATCTCTTGTTCCCTACAGCTGTTAAATAAGAGCGACAATTATGTGGCTTTCAAGGTAATTTAATCTTAGCTTCAAAATTTTCATGCATTTATTGTAATCCTTTCGGTATTTTTTTGGGACTTCTTGTGCCCTAGAATTTTGTAATTTTCATTTGGCTGGTAATTTTAGGTTAAGACGACGAATCCAAAAAAGTACTGTGTTAGGCCTAATACTGGGGTTGTGTCGCCAAGGTCCACTTGTGATGTTATAGGTCCTTTTCTCTCCGTCTTTTTCCAATTACCTCATTGTGTTGGATGACATTCTCTTTCATTAGTGTCTGATTTACTGATCAGCCCTGGTTACTCATTCTGTGTTAAGTTATTTGGTGATTGATTGTCAATTTACTTAAATCAGTTACAATGCAAGCACAAAAGGAGGCGCCTCCTGATATGCAATGCAAGGACAAGTTTTTACTTCAGAGTGTAGTTGCAAGTCCTGGAGCTACCGCAAAGGATGTCAATGCAGAGATGGTAATAGTACAAGCACTCTTTTATCCTTTTTTTGGGTCCAATCAACTTAATTTATGGCTTTCACtaatgggtttttctattttctgATTCTTAGTTCAATAAAGAGGCAGGACATCATGTTGAAGAGTGCAAATTGATGGTTGTTTATGTTGCTCCTCCTAGACCTCCATCACCGGTTCGAGAAGGATCGGAGGAAGGTTCTTCACCCAGAGCTTCTGTGTCTGACGATGGGAGTCTGAGCACCTCTGAACGAACAGTTGTGAGTTTTTGATGTCTTTGTTCTTGAATTCATTTATTTCGTGCTttgatctttattttttttcccaTTACATTTTAGTGGATTTTGTTGTGACTGTGCAACTGGTGCCTATAGGTTTCAAGAACTCATGTTGAGAGACACGAGCCTCAAGATAACTCATCTGAGGtaacttcttttcttttctttttttcacttTACCATCAAATTTTGGAGTCCTTCATAACTGACAGAAAAACTATTTAATGATAAAATTGTGATGACCTCTTGTGTGCCACTAATTTCTCATTGTTTCTTTTGTTTGCTTTGACTTGTAATTCATTTACTTTTGaaagcaaatatatatatatatatatatatatatatatatatatatatatatatatgaacagtTCATGGTATGATGAGTGATATGATCTTGTCATACACATGTTCAGAAAAAGATCTCTTGTATATAGTCTTTTTGATAACATTCCTTCCCACTCACAGATTATTGCATTTTACTCGAGTCTGGATAAATCTTCTGATCAATTTTAAGCTAATATCTTGGAATTTCTTAAAAATTGGTCAAACTATCTCTTTAATGGTTTGGTAATTAGGTAGTTCTGCAACATATTAGAATCTGAAATACCTTTGCCATTAGTTGTTTGGGTAATTTACTGATCCATCTCATTTGTTGATTTTATTACTCGATCTTTGATAATGGCATGCTGCATGCACAGCTAGGATCTGGCCATTAGCCTGGACCTTCCATGAACCAGTTTGATGGAATTAATGAGGGCTGAGACCTTCAAATTTGCCACATTTTGAGGCATATCATGGATGAGTTATTGTTTTAATGATAATATGTATTTCTTTTAGGTATTTGGCATTGTAATCTGTTTATCTTATTCCTGTGTAATTCGTTTCTTATCATTGCAATTGCATGGAAAACAATAAATTTTGTAAAAGCATCTTATGGTCTATTGAAATTCAATGCTGATCTCTCAAACATTGAATGAACTTGATAGATCATTGTGCTATTGTAGAGTAACTGACGCTTTTACTTGGAGTAATACTTGTATTTTCAGGCAAGGACTCTTATTTCAAAGCTGACTGAGGAGAAAAATTCTGCTATTCAGCAAAACAAGAAGCTTCGAGAAGAACTGGTAATGCACTTTTTATTATGCAAGGTTTTGTGCTGTAATGCTACTAAAACAGCTATCAATCGTTTACCTTTTTTGAGATCTTTGTTACTGGTATTAACAAAAGGTATGGAATAATGGAAAAGACTAGAAAAATGTGCTCTCTAAATAAACACCTTGCAAATCAGTAGACACAATATAAACATAATTAGCAAATGCTAAAGACTGGTTATACAGTTCTTTTGCATCCATTAAGAAATTCATGAAATGGCTTTTTGTGATATTAGCATTTGCTTTTAATTATTTACCTGTTACTGACACCCAAAAATGTGATAATGATATGTTTATTgttgaaaaaaggaaaaaaaattgcaACCCAAATACCATCCTATTTTAAAACTGAACGCCTGCACAATTTCATTGCAGGAGCTGTTGATGCATCAATCCAGAAGTCGCGGTGGTATCCCATATATATACGTTATTGTTGTTGGTTTGATTGGCATCATATTGGGATACCTCATGAAAGGGACATGACCGGTCAAGTTGCCTGTCAATGATTGCCTGACATCCTTGCTGAAAAATTGGAATGTGGAATGTTAACTTATGGGTCTGTATTGACCTTAGAGAAACATGTCAAATGTTATGACTGGTAAGATGAAATTGTTGTTCACTATTTTAATGTAGGTTCTGTGATTTGCAAAACTTATTGGTGAGTATTTTTCCCTCAACGCTCTCTCGCGTACATTTGTCCTCATATGGATGTACATGTTCATAATTTTCATGTTATAATGAGCCGTGTGAGAGCTGCGCCAAGATGGCTTACAGGGCCTTGCAGTCAGGTCAGCCCCAACCTTGGGGTTAGGCTATTTGATTTTATTTGCTGGAGCCAAGTTTAAGGCCCCAAAGTTTTCATGTGCTGCCTCGGTGCTCATGTTTCTTGCAGAGCTGCGAATTGCTTCAGCATTTTAGCAAGACGAGAAGTACTTTTCTTGGTTCTGGAAATTACTGCTTTGAACACAATTTTGTTTTTTAAATTAAGGGCATGTTAGGTAACAGACAAATATTGTTGAAGATAAAAATTAATTCCCAGAAGGATGCAAATTCAATTTACAAAATATGTGAGACTCCGGCCAAGCATTAGCACAAAAAGGTTCAATAGAAGGAGCCTCTGGATAATCATTATGTTACATTTGCTACACCCGTGAAGggcttttgaaaaaaaaataaagaaacactTGTGGAGGGTGGGAATTGATGGTCCAACTTCATTCCAGAGCCTGAACACATTCCTGAAGCACATCAAGCTTACATTTGGTCA carries:
- the LOC110654905 gene encoding vesicle-associated protein 1-2; amino-acid sequence: MSAGYLLSVEPQELQFPFELRKQISCSLQLLNKSDNYVAFKVKTTNPKKYCVRPNTGVVSPRSTCDVIVTMQAQKEAPPDMQCKDKFLLQSVVASPGATAKDVNAEMFNKEAGHHVEECKLMVVYVAPPRPPSPVREGSEEGSSPRASVSDDGSLSTSERTVVSRTHVERHEPQDNSSEARTLISKLTEEKNSAIQQNKKLREELELLMHQSRSRGGIPYIYVIVVGLIGIILGYLMKGT